In the Haloferula helveola genome, one interval contains:
- the ligA gene encoding NAD-dependent DNA ligase LigA codes for MDDLFSQSPASEKIDALRAEIRRHDELYYNRATPEISDADYDKLFRELEKLEEAHPELADPNSPTQRVGGDPIEGFTQVKHLVPMLSIDDVFELDPETTDTPESELIEFYQRLRKNLGRDDIDVTVEPKIDGVAVSLVYRHGTLDYAATRGDGETGDDITHNVRTIRSVPLELPGEAPELLEVRGEIFMPNEAFAAMNAERDEQGLPTFANPRNATAGTLKQLDPKKVAERPLAFLAHGLGAYEGPELATEDGFAALLEKLRIPRNEPLIHATDLDKLLEAIGRIDRERHDLDYGTDGAVVKVSSYEERRTLGFRSRAPRWAAAYKFRPEQKETLLKAVTVQVGRTGVLTPVAELEPVLVSGTTVSRATLHNEEEIQRKDVRIGDTVLIEKAGEIIPAVVKVIDGKRPPDSKSFSLFDHVGGKCPSCGGPIAKEEGFVAWRCGNFECPAQAVSKIKQFASRKALDIDGVGETVAEALVSRELCSAPLDLFALSEEQLANLNLGSDDEPRRFGEKNAVKVMAALERARSKPLDRWLFAMGIRHVGESASKELSRLHRTLPELASSPILMALRESAKLEEERKAVSPRNKDHPPANDEEKEHRQQEHDRLKERITELADQLAPYQVSPDVGPVAAESVLAFFESDAGSHVLKRIDELGLEPVSGNHLPEPGKADTSDMPLAGKTIVITGTLSMGRDEMKRLLESKGAKVSGSVSKNTDYLVAGDGGGSKRDKAEKLEVKILNEEELRDLVPDL; via the coding sequence ATGGACGACCTCTTCTCCCAGTCGCCGGCAAGCGAGAAAATCGACGCGCTCCGCGCGGAGATCCGGCGCCACGACGAGCTCTACTACAACCGGGCGACGCCGGAGATTTCCGACGCGGACTACGACAAGCTGTTCCGGGAGCTCGAAAAACTTGAGGAAGCCCACCCGGAACTCGCGGATCCGAACTCACCGACCCAGAGGGTTGGCGGCGATCCGATCGAAGGATTCACGCAGGTGAAGCACCTCGTGCCGATGCTTTCGATCGACGATGTGTTCGAACTCGACCCGGAAACCACCGATACGCCGGAGTCTGAGCTCATCGAGTTCTACCAACGACTCCGCAAGAACCTGGGACGCGACGATATCGACGTGACCGTGGAGCCGAAAATCGACGGCGTCGCAGTCTCCCTGGTCTACCGCCACGGCACTCTCGACTATGCGGCGACCCGGGGCGACGGAGAGACCGGCGACGACATCACTCACAACGTCCGGACCATCCGCAGCGTCCCGCTGGAGCTGCCCGGCGAAGCTCCTGAGCTTCTGGAAGTCCGGGGCGAGATCTTCATGCCGAACGAGGCCTTCGCCGCGATGAACGCCGAACGCGACGAGCAGGGCCTGCCGACTTTCGCCAATCCGCGTAACGCGACCGCAGGAACCCTGAAGCAACTGGATCCCAAGAAGGTCGCTGAGCGCCCTCTTGCCTTCCTCGCCCATGGCCTCGGCGCCTACGAGGGACCGGAACTCGCGACCGAGGACGGGTTCGCGGCCTTGCTGGAGAAACTTCGGATCCCGCGCAACGAACCCCTGATTCACGCGACCGATCTCGACAAGCTCCTCGAAGCGATCGGCCGGATCGATCGTGAACGCCATGACCTCGATTACGGAACCGACGGCGCGGTGGTGAAGGTCTCCAGTTACGAGGAGCGTCGTACATTGGGTTTCCGGTCCCGCGCGCCACGGTGGGCGGCGGCCTACAAATTCCGGCCCGAGCAGAAGGAAACCCTCCTCAAGGCGGTCACCGTCCAGGTCGGCAGAACCGGAGTCCTCACGCCGGTCGCGGAGCTGGAACCGGTGCTCGTTTCCGGAACCACCGTTTCGCGTGCCACCCTTCACAACGAGGAGGAAATCCAGCGCAAGGACGTGCGGATCGGGGACACCGTCCTGATCGAAAAGGCGGGCGAGATCATCCCCGCGGTCGTCAAGGTCATCGACGGCAAAAGGCCGCCGGACTCGAAATCCTTCTCGCTGTTCGATCACGTCGGCGGCAAGTGCCCGTCGTGCGGCGGACCGATCGCCAAAGAGGAGGGATTCGTCGCATGGCGCTGCGGGAACTTCGAGTGTCCGGCTCAGGCGGTCTCGAAGATCAAGCAGTTCGCCTCGCGCAAGGCCCTTGATATCGACGGTGTCGGCGAAACGGTCGCCGAAGCATTGGTTTCCCGGGAACTTTGCTCAGCACCGCTCGATCTCTTCGCCCTGTCCGAGGAGCAACTGGCCAACCTCAATCTGGGCAGCGACGACGAACCCCGCCGCTTCGGCGAGAAGAATGCGGTCAAGGTGATGGCCGCCCTGGAGCGCGCCCGGAGCAAGCCTCTCGACCGCTGGCTATTCGCGATGGGCATCCGCCATGTCGGAGAATCCGCGTCAAAAGAGCTTTCCAGACTTCATCGGACCCTGCCCGAACTCGCCTCCTCTCCGATCCTGATGGCTCTGAGGGAGTCCGCGAAACTTGAGGAGGAGCGCAAGGCGGTTTCGCCGCGCAACAAGGACCATCCTCCGGCGAACGACGAAGAAAAGGAACACCGCCAACAGGAACACGATCGGCTGAAGGAACGGATCACCGAACTTGCCGATCAACTCGCCCCCTATCAGGTAAGCCCCGACGTCGGCCCCGTTGCCGCCGAGAGCGTGCTCGCGTTTTTCGAATCGGATGCCGGTTCACACGTGCTCAAACGCATCGACGAGCTCGGCCTGGAGCCCGTATCCGGCAACCACCTCCCCGAACCCGGCAAGGCCGATACGTCCGACATGCCGCTTGCCGGCAAGACGATCGTGATCACCGGCACGCTCAGCATGGGACGCGATGAGATGAAGCGCCTGCTTGAGTCGAAAGGGGCGAAGGTCAGCGGGAGCGTGTCGAAGAACACCGACTACCTCGTCGCCGGCGATGGAGGAGGATCGAAACGGGATAAGGCGGAGAAACTCGAGGTGAAGATCCTGAACGAGGAAGAGCTTCGCGACCTTGTTCCCGACCTCTAG
- the lepB gene encoding signal peptidase I → MSTSEKRRFPKLAIVSIALTLILLALVLTGTVKVFNIPTGGMAPTVQSGDSIIATRTYRAADGFERGEAVIFHPPHDPSSWYVQRIVAIPGDRIEVIDGHLVVNGQAALSPEDLHSIPPDRSRLPPPFLTLAPSYPLTVPPDEFFMLGDNFENSLDSRYFGTVPAENITHTPRRIIWPLDRGSKID, encoded by the coding sequence ATGAGCACCTCCGAGAAGCGGCGCTTTCCGAAGCTGGCGATCGTGTCCATCGCCCTGACCCTGATCCTTCTGGCCCTCGTGCTGACCGGAACCGTCAAAGTCTTCAACATTCCCACAGGGGGCATGGCGCCAACGGTTCAGAGCGGCGACTCGATCATCGCGACCCGGACCTACCGCGCTGCCGACGGGTTCGAACGGGGAGAAGCGGTGATCTTCCACCCGCCGCACGATCCGTCCTCGTGGTATGTCCAGCGGATCGTGGCGATTCCCGGTGACCGGATCGAAGTCATCGACGGCCACCTTGTCGTCAACGGCCAAGCAGCGCTTTCGCCGGAAGACCTTCACTCCATCCCGCCGGATCGCAGCCGGCTGCCACCACCGTTCCTGACTTTGGCACCCAGCTACCCCCTGACCGTTCCTCCGGACGAGTTCTTCATGCTGGGCGATAACTTCGAGAACAGTCTCGACAGCCGCTACTTCGGAACCGTCCCGGCGGAAAACATCACCCACACGCCCCGGCGCATCATCTGGCCGCTCGATCGCGGCAGCAAGATCGACTGA
- a CDS encoding VanZ family protein, with the protein MNALRRPAPWFGAFAVWFGVLWWLSSGVPDFPETLQFRSSDKILHIGYFFGGAGLLSAGLFLRHPDAPARKRIVVSVVALTLVGILDEFHQSFVPGRQGNDPYDLAADIIGALLGSFVFQPFRRFLK; encoded by the coding sequence ATGAACGCCTTGCGCAGGCCCGCCCCGTGGTTCGGCGCGTTCGCGGTCTGGTTCGGCGTTCTATGGTGGCTCTCATCGGGGGTTCCCGACTTCCCGGAAACGCTCCAGTTCCGTTCGTCGGACAAGATTCTGCACATCGGCTACTTCTTCGGGGGCGCCGGATTGCTTTCGGCCGGACTTTTCCTGCGCCACCCGGACGCACCCGCACGGAAGCGCATCGTGGTTTCCGTCGTCGCCCTGACCCTCGTCGGAATCCTTGACGAGTTTCACCAGAGTTTCGTTCCCGGCCGGCAAGGAAACGACCCCTATGACCTCGCCGCCGACATCATCGGAGCGTTACTGGGCAGCTTCGTATTCCAACCCTTCCGGCGCTTCCTGAAATGA
- a CDS encoding CopG family antitoxin — MKTITQWEEIPEFEDEEAEAKFWLEHELDGRLMAGSIHQPDSRESTTITLRFDPRMLSRIKRIARTRFLNYQSMMKQWLAERLEDELRKQ; from the coding sequence ATGAAGACCATCACCCAGTGGGAAGAGATTCCCGAGTTCGAGGACGAAGAGGCCGAGGCGAAGTTCTGGCTGGAGCATGAACTCGACGGCCGCCTCATGGCCGGATCGATCCACCAGCCCGATTCGAGGGAATCGACGACCATCACCCTGCGCTTCGATCCCCGCATGCTCTCGCGGATCAAGCGGATCGCGCGCACCCGCTTCCTCAACTACCAGTCGATGATGAAGCAGTGGCTGGCCGAGCGGCTCGAGGACGAGCTTCGGAAGCAGTGA
- a CDS encoding BrnT family toxin, with product MELDLIDVYFDLKDIKPRELEETLEDPFAIRFIPDSDSSDAESRFYAIGRTVADRLLFLCFWTDGKTARIIAAREATEAEQRFYERKYAEFK from the coding sequence ATGGAACTCGACCTCATCGACGTCTACTTCGACCTCAAGGACATCAAGCCGCGAGAGCTCGAAGAGACCCTTGAAGACCCGTTCGCCATCCGCTTCATCCCGGACAGCGACTCATCGGATGCGGAATCGCGCTTCTACGCGATCGGACGCACCGTCGCCGACCGGCTCCTGTTCCTGTGCTTCTGGACCGACGGCAAGACCGCCCGGATCATCGCCGCCCGCGAGGCGACCGAGGCGGAGCAGCGGTTCTACGAACGCAAGTACGCCGAGTTCAAATAA
- a CDS encoding FecR family protein, with protein MKAIPVLLLLIGSAAADTLQSAKVTQAVNDVKVYTNSKSPRAASIGETIRGANSLTTGRKSRAELAFQDNTITRLGQNSVFRFRDGSRDVELQQGSVLLQVPKSAGGATIRTATVTAAITGTTSMFEYSPGEWVKLLTLEGTQKLLIKGQKNPVLVPAGQMIVMHPNARVIPQPVTVDLAKLLATSQLAGDKVFGPLPQAAQIAIAKTVEQQKQAKRDGTLLPTRDVISGPGVRGGGKQRDVRQPRNPPTPPREPTNPDFPGNDNRG; from the coding sequence ATGAAAGCCATCCCCGTTCTCCTTCTGCTGATAGGATCCGCCGCGGCGGACACCCTGCAGTCGGCAAAGGTCACCCAGGCGGTCAACGACGTGAAGGTCTACACGAACTCGAAGTCTCCCAGAGCCGCATCGATTGGCGAGACGATCCGCGGTGCGAACTCGCTCACCACCGGTCGCAAGTCGCGGGCCGAGCTCGCCTTCCAGGACAACACGATCACCCGGCTCGGACAGAATTCGGTGTTCCGATTCCGCGACGGCAGCCGCGACGTCGAGCTCCAGCAAGGCTCGGTTCTGCTGCAGGTTCCCAAGAGCGCGGGCGGCGCGACGATCCGCACCGCGACCGTCACCGCTGCGATCACCGGCACGACCTCGATGTTCGAGTACAGCCCCGGCGAATGGGTCAAACTCCTGACCCTCGAGGGCACCCAGAAGCTTTTAATCAAGGGACAGAAGAATCCGGTGCTCGTTCCGGCCGGACAGATGATCGTGATGCACCCGAATGCCCGCGTCATCCCGCAGCCGGTCACGGTCGATCTCGCCAAACTCCTCGCCACCTCCCAGCTCGCAGGTGACAAGGTCTTCGGCCCGCTCCCGCAGGCCGCCCAGATCGCGATCGCCAAGACCGTCGAGCAGCAGAAGCAGGCCAAGCGTGACGGCACCCTGCTGCCGACCCGCGACGTCATTTCCGGTCCCGGAGTCCGCGGTGGAGGCAAGCAACGGGACGTCCGCCAGCCCCGCAACCCGCCGACCCCGCCACGCGAGCCGACCAACCCCGACTTCCCCGGCAACGACAACCGCGGTTAG